In Deltaproteobacteria bacterium, the sequence AAGCTGCAATATCGATAGCATCCTGAAAATTGCCAATCTCATCAACTAATCCAATCTCTTTTGCCTGTTGTCCTGAAAATATCCTGCCATCGGCGATTTTTTTGACTACATCAACCTTTAACTTCCTATTTTCAGCCACGACATCCACAAATTGCCGATGCACATCATCTATAACATTCTGGAGAAGCTTTTTCTCGTTCTCCTTCATACTTCTGAGAGGAGAACCTATATCCTTATATTCTCCGCTCTTTATTACATAGCCCTTAAAACCTATTTTGCTCAGCAATCCTTCCGCATTTGCAAATTCCATGATAACGCCGATGCTGCCTGTAATAGTTCCTGGGTTGGCAATAATTTTATTGGCTGCCGCCGCGATATAGTAACCACCGGAAGCGGCCACGGCGCCCATGGAAGCGATCACCTTCTTTTTAGCGCTTACCCTTTTTATCTCTCTATAAATCTCCTGAGAAGGCCCGACCCCGCCGCCAGGCGAGTTTATCCTTACAACTATAGCCTTTATATCGTCCCTTTCTCCAAATTCTTTAATCTGTTTGTTGATTGATTCCGGTTCGGTTATTATTCCCTCCACCTCTACCACAGCTACTTTATCGCCGAAGGGAAGACCGCCGCCGCTCAGAAGAACAATAAAGAATATAAAAAAAAGAAAAAAGAAGAGACCTGCAATGCCTAATACCCATTTTATATATTTCTTTCTCATATAGCGCTGTCAGATAGCTGCCTTCTCCTCCGCCTTTACTAATCCCTTGAGGCCAAGACCTATCTTCCTTTCATCAGGGTCCACATTTAACACCTCTGTTTCCACTTTATCCCCAACAGTTATTTCTAATCCTTTTTTCTTTTCTCTGATTAATTCCGACACATGTATAAGACCTTCCACACCATCCTCCAACTCTACAAATGCCCCGAAATGCGCTATATTTGTTATCCTGCCGCTGACAGATATGCCTGCGTGGTATTTTCCCCCAATTTCCCGCCAGGGATCTTTTTGAACCGCCTTTATACTGAGGGAAAGCCTTTCTTTGTCTTTATCTACATTCAAAATTTCCGCCTCTATCTCCTGGCCTTTTTGAAAAAGCTCTGTTGGGTGTTTTATTTTATTCCATGACATATCAGATATATGCACCAATCCATCCACACCTTCTTCTATGCCGACAAAAA encodes:
- the sppA gene encoding signal peptide peptidase SppA — translated: MRKKYIKWVLGIAGLFFFLFFIFFIVLLSGGGLPFGDKVAVVEVEGIITEPESINKQIKEFGERDDIKAIVVRINSPGGGVGPSQEIYREIKRVSAKKKVIASMGAVAASGGYYIAAAANKIIANPGTITGSIGVIMEFANAEGLLSKIGFKGYVIKSGEYKDIGSPLRSMKENEKKLLQNVIDDVHRQFVDVVAENRKLKVDVVKKIADGRIFSGQQAKEIGLVDEIGNFQDAIDIAASMSNIKGKPVVLYSEKKGIRLWDIIFGDAAGQMLKKLKGGYGLQYLFPYSI